From Pelosinus fermentans DSM 17108, the proteins below share one genomic window:
- a CDS encoding 4Fe-4S binding protein: MNEGNVIFTILAKCVECGACAAVCPVGAILAP, from the coding sequence TTGAATGAAGGGAATGTCATATTTACCATTTTAGCAAAATGTGTAGAATGCGGTGCCTGTGCGGCGGTTTGCCCTGTTGGTGCTATTTTGGCTCCATGA
- a CDS encoding isoprenyl transferase, with translation MWEKWFNKKNEKIDVDKVVEQGNLPQHVAIIMDGNGRWAKRKGLPRTLGHRAGVESLRHIVTTAVNINLKVLTTYAFSTENWKRPEDEVNLLMRLFSEYLESEIDELHQKNVQIRFIGKIDELATALQQKVEKAQTYTENNTGLVFNLAVNYGGRAEIVRSVQMIGEKVARGEILPGDISEKNIMENLYTASLPDPDLIIRPSGDFRISNFLLWQSAYAEFWFTDIYWPDFKPDHFLQAIVDYQKRERRFGGLKK, from the coding sequence ATGTGGGAAAAATGGTTTAACAAAAAAAATGAGAAGATTGATGTAGACAAAGTAGTGGAACAAGGAAATTTACCCCAACATGTTGCTATTATCATGGATGGAAATGGGCGATGGGCAAAACGAAAAGGATTGCCGCGCACTCTTGGCCATCGAGCAGGTGTAGAAAGTTTACGCCATATTGTTACAACGGCTGTTAATATAAATTTGAAGGTATTGACGACATATGCATTTTCTACTGAAAATTGGAAAAGACCAGAAGATGAAGTGAACTTATTAATGCGGTTATTTTCTGAATATCTTGAAAGCGAAATAGATGAATTGCATCAAAAAAATGTGCAAATTCGTTTTATTGGTAAAATAGATGAATTAGCTACTGCATTACAGCAAAAAGTTGAAAAGGCCCAGACGTATACTGAGAATAATACAGGGTTAGTTTTTAATTTGGCAGTCAATTATGGTGGGCGAGCAGAGATTGTACGTTCTGTTCAGATGATTGGTGAGAAGGTTGCTAGAGGCGAAATTTTACCTGGCGATATTAGTGAAAAAAACATAATGGAAAATTTATACACTGCCAGTTTACCTGATCCTGACTTGATCATTCGACCTAGCGGTGATTTTCGAATCAGTAATTTTTTATTATGGCAATCAGCGTATGCGGAATTCTGGTTTACTGATATTTATTGGCCTGACTTTAAGCCTGATCATTTTCTACAGGCTATTGTGGATTATCAGAAACGAGAACGAAGATTTGGGGGATTAAAAAAATAA
- a CDS encoding phosphatidate cytidylyltransferase, with the protein MLGRRVLTAVIGIPITIYVIHYGEWLFAAAILILTLLAWHEFYTMLGNKNVKVFYNLGIIMNALILGCAWLGNSQEMTMTLVFAALLCLVNMVVSGNKSTVVDVAFSILGIIYIGVGFSHLLLLRYTDNSLYITTSMGTLSMGASYLWLAFIGTWANDTFAYFVGSRFGRHKLCSAISPAKTVEGSIGGLAGSILAITLLGVLFKLPVSHSIIMGIVVGVIAPIGDLAESAIKRFAGVKDSGKLLPGHGGILDRFDSILFTVPIVYYYIHMFLLR; encoded by the coding sequence ATGCTGGGAAGACGGGTTTTAACGGCAGTAATAGGTATACCTATTACTATTTATGTAATTCATTATGGTGAGTGGTTATTTGCTGCTGCTATTTTGATTCTTACATTATTGGCATGGCATGAATTTTATACAATGCTGGGTAATAAGAATGTAAAAGTATTTTATAATTTGGGAATTATAATGAATGCTTTGATACTAGGATGCGCCTGGTTGGGCAACTCTCAGGAAATGACCATGACATTGGTTTTTGCTGCTCTATTATGTCTAGTAAATATGGTAGTGTCAGGAAATAAGTCTACTGTTGTTGATGTAGCTTTTTCTATACTTGGCATAATTTATATTGGAGTAGGCTTTTCCCATTTATTGCTTTTAAGATATACGGATAATTCTTTATATATAACGACTTCTATGGGGACGTTGTCTATGGGAGCGAGCTATTTATGGCTAGCCTTTATTGGAACATGGGCGAATGATACGTTTGCTTATTTTGTGGGGTCACGTTTTGGACGGCATAAGCTATGCTCAGCAATCAGTCCAGCAAAAACAGTAGAAGGTTCTATTGGGGGACTCGCTGGCAGTATTTTAGCAATTACCCTGTTAGGAGTGTTATTTAAGTTACCAGTAAGTCATAGTATAATCATGGGTATAGTAGTTGGTGTTATTGCGCCTATTGGAGATTTAGCAGAATCTGCGATAAAACGTTTTGCAGGAGTAAAAGACTCTGGAAAATTACTGCCGGGGCATGGCGGAATTTTAGATCGGTTTGATAGCATATTATTTACAGTGCCTATTGTCTATTACTATATACATATGTTTCTATTACGTTAA
- a CDS encoding 1-deoxy-D-xylulose-5-phosphate reductoisomerase, with protein MQSIAILGSTGSIGTQSLEVIAANQDQFCVTALAAYHNDILLEKQIEYFNPKIAVLVEKNAADRLTRRYSGSTVILTGEEGLLEAAIHDNVNTVLTSLVGFAGLKPTLAAIKAGKHIALANKETLVAAGELVTQLAQDNHVRILPVDSEHSAIFQCLQGESRKKINRILLTASGGPFYGLKREELEHVTIEDCLRHPNWSMGKKITVDSSTLANKGLEVIEARWLFDVPYSQIEVVVHPQSIVHSMVEFVDGSVMAQLGKPDMRVPIQYAFTYPERVAAEYPKLDFTTLSALTFSAPDMVNFPILPLAFAAGNTGGTLPCVFNAANEEAVYAFLQGKIRYLDIFLVIKSVMENHKVTMMPDLNDICSADLWSRVKAQEILKAIK; from the coding sequence ATGCAATCTATAGCGATTTTAGGCAGCACTGGTTCTATTGGCACACAATCTTTAGAAGTTATTGCAGCTAACCAAGATCAATTTTGTGTAACTGCATTAGCTGCTTATCATAATGATATTTTATTAGAGAAGCAAATTGAATATTTTAACCCCAAAATAGCTGTATTGGTAGAGAAGAATGCAGCAGACAGGCTTACTAGAAGGTATTCGGGGTCAACAGTTATTTTAACTGGTGAGGAAGGATTATTAGAAGCAGCTATTCACGACAATGTGAATACCGTATTGACATCTTTAGTTGGGTTTGCTGGTTTAAAACCTACTCTGGCAGCAATCAAGGCTGGCAAACATATTGCATTAGCAAATAAAGAGACATTGGTAGCTGCCGGTGAGCTGGTAACTCAGCTTGCACAAGACAATCATGTAAGGATTCTTCCCGTAGACAGTGAACATAGTGCAATTTTTCAATGTCTGCAGGGGGAAAGTAGAAAAAAGATCAATCGCATTCTTCTTACAGCTTCGGGCGGTCCTTTTTATGGTTTGAAAAGAGAAGAATTAGAGCATGTTACTATAGAGGATTGCTTACGGCATCCGAATTGGTCAATGGGGAAAAAAATTACAGTGGATTCTTCTACGCTAGCCAATAAAGGATTAGAAGTAATTGAAGCTCGATGGTTATTTGATGTCCCATATTCTCAAATTGAGGTTGTTGTACATCCTCAAAGTATTGTTCATTCCATGGTTGAATTTGTAGATGGATCTGTTATGGCTCAGTTAGGAAAACCGGATATGAGAGTGCCGATTCAATATGCCTTTACTTATCCTGAAAGAGTTGCTGCAGAGTATCCTAAACTTGATTTTACAACACTATCTGCATTAACTTTTTCCGCACCTGATATGGTTAACTTCCCCATATTACCACTTGCTTTTGCTGCAGGGAATACAGGAGGAACATTGCCATGTGTATTCAATGCAGCCAATGAGGAAGCCGTTTATGCCTTCCTGCAAGGAAAAATTCGTTATCTTGATATTTTCTTGGTGATAAAAAGTGTAATGGAAAATCATAAGGTCACTATGATGCCTGATCTAAATGACATTTGTAGTGCTGATTTGTGGTCGCGCG